Below is a genomic region from Brassica oleracea var. oleracea cultivar TO1000 chromosome C9, BOL, whole genome shotgun sequence.
TGGAGAAGATCTCTGCTTCTTGTAATGACGGTGTGTTGAAAGTGACTGTCGGGAAGCTCCCTCCTCCTGAGCCTAAGAAGCCGAAGACTATCCAGGTCCAAGTGGCTTGAGCTTCTGGTTTTCTCTTTCCTTCTGTCGTGTGTTTGTTTAGTTTACGGTTTGAACGTAATCGGGATGTTAAATATTCGTGCGTTTGTTCTAAAGTAAATTAAAATAAAAGGTGTTCTGTTTTAAATTTTTCTCCTTGCTGGATCGTCGGAGTAGTGAACTTTTAAGGCTTTGTTTGTTTCTCCATTCATTTGGACGAAGATGAGAGTTTTGTTTGTTTAGGCATTAAAAGTGTAATTCATTAAAAGTGTAATTCATCCAGATGGATCATCCGAATGACTTTCAGAAATTTAGGTTTAATTTTAAAGTTCATCCAGCTGAACCAATTTGGATCATTTGAATGGAGATGGTTCATTCAAAATGGTATAATGTCTATTATGTCCTTAATGTAATTCATAAATTACAAATCTAAATATAATATCATTTTGTTACACACGAAAACTGACAAAACCACAAAAATACGTTTTTCCGCGAAAACCTAAAAACTAATTTTTCATGTCAAAATTACAAAACGCATTTTCCCGCCAAAATTGGAAAAACGTGTTTTTACGCCAAATTTGCAAAAACGTGTTTTCATGCGAAAAGCACAAAAACATGTTTTCACGCCAAAACCCCAAACCGCATTTTCCGCTAAAACAAAAACATGTTTTCCCGCCAAAATCGCAAAAACGTGTTTTCCCGCCATAAGGTATTTTCCCGCAAAAATTGCAAAAACGCGTTTTCACGCCAAAACCCCAAAAACGTGTTTTCCCGCAAAAATCGCAAAAAGCGTTTTCCCGTCAAAATGAAAATCTTCTTTTCTCGCCAAAACCGAATTTTTTTGTTTACCTGCCAAAAAAAAACGTGTTTTCCTAGCAAAACCGAAAATCTCATTTTCCCGCAAAAACTACAAAATGTGTTTTCCCAACAAAATCGCAAAATCTCGTTTTCTGGCCAAAATCGAAAAATTTCGTTCTCCCGCCAAAACTACAAAAACGCGTTTTCCCCTCAAAATCGCAAAATCTCGTTTCCGGCCAAAATCAAAAAACTCGTTTTTCTGCCAAAACCGAAAATCTCGTTTTCCCGTCAAAACCGCAAAAACGCGTTTTACCGCCAAAATCGCAAAATCTTGTTTTCTGGCCAAAATCGAAAAAACCCGTTTTTCCGACAAGACCAAAAATCTCATTTTTCCGTCAAAACCGCAAAAACGCGTTTTACCGCCAAAATCACAAAATCTTGTTTTCCGGCCAAAATCGAAAAAACCCGTTTTTCTGCCAAAACCGAAAATCTCGTTTTCCCGCCAAAACTGCCAAAACGCTTTTTCCCGCCTAAATCGCAAAATCTCGTTTTCTGACCAAAATCGAAAAGTGCATTTTCCGCTAAAACCAAAAAATCTTTCCCCCCCCCCCCCCAAAAATAATTTTGAAATAATTCTAATGTAAATATATTAGATTAAATAATTAAATATAATATAGTTAAAATTAATATCAAATATATGATTAAATCAACACAAGGATGTTTTGGTAATTTGTTTACTAAACTCATTTAAATGGAAATGAAAATAAAGAAACACACATAAGATTCATTTAGATGATTCATCTAGATGAGCTATTTAGATGGACAAACAAAGAGTCACAAAAATCTGAATGGATCATCTAAATAGATCATACAAATGAATCATCTAGATGGAGATGACAAATGGTGAAGCAAACAGCCCCTAAGTATTTCAAATGCCCCTCTTAAGCGTTAAGACACAAAGAGAAACGGCGGAAGCTCTAGGTAAACCAATATAGTCTCTTTTAGGTCGATACGAGTGTTTCGTTGCGCTTTAGTCTTGGTAGCAGTAGATATATTCACTACTTTGAGATTACCTCTGTCCAAACAAAAGATCGTGAAGACGGAGAGATCAATGACAGAAAGATCGATGCTACGAATCTCTTTTAGATTATTGTTTCACTCCAAGCATTCAAAACAAAAGCAGGACAAGGACGAACCAGTTATAAAATGTTTACAACGTGAAACCAAATTCATATGGGTACTCTAATGAATCTCCGCAATATGATTCAGAACATCCAGAACTTGGTGCATGGACGGTCGTGTAGGCCTGTCCTCGGTGCATTTTTGGATGAGCGTGCCCATCCGCACTGCCGCAGTCACAGGATAATCACCCTCAAGTCGAGGATCAATTATTTTCGTAAACGAGAAAGGTCTAGTCCCCCCAACATCTAAGCTTTTATTCCTCTTCAACTTTTTTGCTCCATTTCTCAAAGCAATTGAATGCGCAAGCAAGTCCCCTTCTTTCGAACAAGTAAAAAGCTCAGGCAAAATCACACCAAATGCGAAAACATCGGTATCCATTTTAAAATCACCTACATACGTTATACAAACTGTCTTAAAGATTTGAAAATGGAAATATTGATCAGAATCACTAAAACAAGAGTTAAGATTTAAAACACCAGACATCCATGAGGCATGTATATATGTCCTCTCTCAAGAATCAAGCAATTTTCCAGACATTTTTTGTTTGTTGCAAGGTAAAACAGTTTTGCATTGTGTTCCTGATGAGATTCAAATTTAGGTATTAGTTTCTAAGATCATTATTAACAAAAAGATAAATAAAAAAGGTCATTACCTCGTCAAGCATAATGTTATGCATTCTGAGTTCAAAATATAGCGAGGAGTTGTTGATTAAGTGGAGAAATGCAACACCCTGTGCTATTCCATTGGCTATCTTAACCCGTGTTGCCCATGACAAGACCTCATTTTCTGTTGAAGGAAACATCGAACGTGAAGTTGTTTATAAAGCAAAAACTATATATATATGTCAATTCATAGAATGGATGCACTGATCAGAAGAGATCTTAACTTCCGTAGATGTGATGATCCAAAGTTCCTTTGTGCAAGTATTCGAATACCAATAGTGATTTGGTATCTTCACAACAGTAACCCAAAAAATTTACTATGTTTGGATGAGAATGTTCTCCTAGAGACTTCACCTCTTCCTGCAAACTCATGTACTTTTAATAAGTATAGAAACAAGTGTAAACAATGGAAAATCTTTGCTCACCTTCCACGCTTCTATAGCATCTAAACTATCTTGAACACATTCCATGACAGAAACAGAGATTCTAGTTTTAGTTCTTGATGAGGTATCATCGATGGAGGCCTTGTAGAATGTTCGAACTGAGCCATCCTCACCATCTACAACCCTCTCTCTTTCGAAGTTCTTGGTTGCTTTCTTCAATTCCTTGACACAGCTGAAGACTCTCAGACTCGCGTTCTCTGCATCCACTTTTCATATATACATATTGAATCACATACTTATTATTATCATTATATGTAAACAAAACAAAAAAGCTTTAAAACAGAGATGTACACGAACCTGGTGGGCTGAGGAGAGGCTCGTAAGCAAATGAAAGAGGATCTTGAGGCTTTAGAACATTTCCCATTGTTGATGGAGATGTTGCTAATCTGTAGATTTTTGGTTTCAGGGAACACATCTTATCTATGTTCTTATAAGAGGTTGAAAAAAAATTAATCAGTAGTTATAAAAAATTGGCTGGACTGCATAAGGATTCCACGGTCAGTCAACTGCTCACTTAGGCAAAAAGAAAGGAGAACAAGAAACCACAAATGTTAACTAGGATTATGTCCATGTATGGCAAATATGGGAAAAAAATGATGAGACGTACTTAAACAGTATCAGCAAACGCGTTTTGTTCATTTTTAGTTAGTTATTAACTTATGGACCTACTTTAGTTATACCATATCCCATAGATCACTTTAACTGGCTGTATTAATGTAAAAAAAATTGTGTCGTTCAAGGTTAAATCTTATAACAGGTAACTTGAATCATGTAATTAATTTGCTCAACATTTGAATTATTCCAAAATTTTAATAAAAGGAATGTTAATAATAATGATGCAATTTTATTGCCTCCCCATACGTGTATACATACATACTATATATCTTATTTAACAACTAGGCTCGTTCGTGTATGCAGTCAAATATTATGATCCATTTTTGAATATTTTTCTTTGATATTAGAGGTATACCGTACAACATGTATTGTTCGATGTGGTTATTATATACGAGTTTTAATTTGGTATTAAATTATATGGGTTTTAAAATACTCACGTGATCTCGAGTTACGTTTTGCAGAGAATATGAAAATGTGAATTTGAATTTATATTTATAATATTATCTTTAGAGCATCTAAAAAAACTCTATAACTTCAAATATAAAGTTGTTTAGACAAAATCACTCCAAATGGTAAAAGGAAGCCGGAGGCAAAACTCGTTGCAAAGGGATTTCAACAAGAAGGAGGTCAATTTTTCTTGAAACCTTCAGTCCAGTAGTGCGGACTGCAACAATTAGATTAATGCTCAACATAGCCATTTCGAAAGAGTGGTCTATCAAGCAACTGGATGTATCCAATGTCTTCCTTTATGGAGAGTTGTCTGAACCTGTCTACATGCATCAACCAGATGGCTTGGTTGATCCTCAGAAACATGATTACGTATGATGTCTCACCAAAGCCTTGTATGGTCTGAAACAGGCGCCGAAAGCCTGGTTTGACACATTCAGTAGCTTCCTTATCGAGTTCGGCTTCACTTGTAGCAGATCAGATCCCTCCTTATTCACATATCACAAGCAGAACAAGTCACTGGTTCTCTTGCTCTACGTTGATGATATCTTACTTACTGGGAGCAATGATTATCTCATGAATAAGCTTCTGACAGCATTAAACCTTCAGTTTGCTATGAAGGATATGGGGTCACCTAAATATTTTCTTGGAGTCGAGATGGAACAATATACATATGGCATCTTTCTTCATCAGCATGCCTACGCTGAAGATATCTTATATCAAGCTTCTATGTCGGATTGTAACCCAATGCCAACTCCTCTGCCGATCGTGATTGAAGATAGTCCATCTGAGTTGTTTGAAGAACCAACCTATTACAAAAGTCTAGCTGGGAAGTTGCAGTACTTGACAATAACAAGACCTGACATTCAGTATGCTGTGAATAGGGTGTGTCAACGGATGCATAATCCAACTGTTGGAGATTTTTGTCAACTCAAACGCATTATGAAGTATATCAAAGGGACTCTGCATCTTGGCATTCACATAAGAAAAAATAATGGTCTGGCACTATCAGCATACTGTGACAGCGACTGGGCGGGCTGTAAAGAGACCAGACGATCTACTACTGGCTTATGCACCTTGCTTGGTCCTAATCTCATTTCATGGTCTGCCAAGAGGCAACCAACGGTGTCGAGATCCTCCACAGAGGTGGAGTATAGAGCGCTTGGATCTACAGCTCAGGAGATCACTTGGTTGTCCTTCTTGCTTCGTGACTTTGGCATCACGCAATCTGATCTAGCTGTGCTACTATGTTACAACCTCTCTGCTGTGTATCTGAGTGCCGATCCGGCTCGACACAACCGATCAAAACACTTTGATACGGATTACCATTACATCAGAGAGCAGGTTGCGCTTGGCCTCATTGAAACTCGTCACATCCCTGCAGCTCTTCAGTTAGCGGATATCTTCACAAAGTCATTGCCAAAGCGTCAGTTTGTAGACTTGCGTGGCAAATTTGGAGTTGGTGATCCTCCCACCTCAAGTTTGAGGGGAAATGTAAGCATACGTGACTCAATGGCCCAACAATCTGATGATAAAGCCCAAACGACAGTCAAGCCTAAAGAATCAAGTTCTCAATAGTCATCTCCCACGCTGAACGTACAAGCAAGTAAGACAAAGACTGTTGAGCTATGCAACAAGTTTGATGTGCTATCCATTGGAGAAGGACAATAAACCTTCCTAGCTGTCTCTAATAGCTGTCATTTTGTAGCTGTCCTATTCTAGATTGTTCCTCATATGACTATAAGAAGATGATGTAAGATACAATCTAAGATTAAAGAAAATAGTATTATTCAGTCAAAATCTTCTGTTTTACTATGTTCTTCACATAAGGCAATTACTTAACTTAGCAATTTTGGTAAGTTTGCTCAAACGAATCGATGAAAGTTAAAGTTCTATACTCAAACACGGTTTAAAAAAAATTGTTTGTTACCTTCAGTGATAAAGAGTATTGTTTGGTGAAGCTATTAATTCTGTTATGCATGTCTGTACTCATACTTTTTCCTTTGATGCGTTTCACCGAAAGCAATCTGTTATCGTAACTCCTAGAGACTGACAGTGCAAAATACATGTCCACCACCTCAATAAAGACGAAGATATAAGGAAATTGGGTAACTATTATATAAGAAATATCAGCAAGTATTGAATCGCAAATTAGTTTTGTTAATTGTTAATATAGAGGAACAGAGAAGAAAGCAAATGCTGAGAATGTTTATGTGTATTACGTGGAATCACATTACATGTATATATACAACTAGAGAAAGATCTCATATCAACTAAGTGCCTATACAATCGTAACAGAACATCAGTTACGGATAACTCAGTAAACTCAACAACCCAACCTTAGCTCCTATAATCTAGGAGTATATTCAACACCCCTCCCCCCCTCAAGTTGGAGCATACAAATTTCGAATGCCCAACTTGGCTTGAAAACCTTGAAATTCGAATCTGCCCAGTGCCTTGTGAACACATCTGCCAGTTGAGACTTCGTCATGACATATGAAGTAGCTATAGTTCCCGCCAGAATTGCATCTCTGATAAAATGACAATCAAGTTCTATATGTTTGGTTCTTTCATGGAAAACAGGATTGTTACCGATATGAAGTGCCACCTTGCTATCACAAAACAATCTTATCGGTTGCTCATGTCGTATTCTGAGTGCTTCTAGATATGCCATCTCCCTGTACTCTGCTTCCGCTGATGATAGACTTACTGTTGGTTGCTTCTTGATCTTCCATAAAATAGGAGAGCTGCCCAACTGAACAAAATACCCCGTTATAGACCTTATTGTTATCGGACAACTTGCCCATTCGGAATCTGACCAGCCTGTAATCTGAAAGTCCTCATTGGCTCGCAAAAGCAATCCATGTCCTGGACTTCCTTTCAAATACCGTACAACACGAAGTGCTGCATTCCAGTGATCATCTTGTGGGTTTTGCATAAACTGAGCAATTATATGCACGGAATAAGCCAAGTCTGGTCTGGTAACTCCAAGACAGATCAGTCGGCCAACCAAACTTCGGTACATCTCTTGATGTTGAAGAAGAAGAGAGTCTGAAATTGCCAATTTATGATTCTCCTTCATCGGGAAAGTAGTCGGTTTTGAGTTCATCAAGCCAATATCTTCTATTATCTCCAGCGCATACTTTCTTTGACTCAAGTACATTCCACTTCTATTTCTAGCAACCTCTATGCCAAAGAAATATTTTAACAAACCCAAGTCTTTCATCTTGAAATACAAAGCAAGGTAACTCTGAAAGAACTCCACAGCAGTTGGTTGGTTGCCAGTAATTATCAAATC
It encodes:
- the LOC106317023 gene encoding putative inactive serine/threonine-protein kinase At5g11400 isoform X1; its protein translation is MGNVLKPQDPLSFAYEPLLSPPVDAENASLRVFSCVKELKKATKNFERERVVDGEDGSVRTFYKASIDDTSSRTKTRISVSVMECVQDSLDAIEAWKEEVKSLGEHSHPNIVNFLGYCCEDTKSLLVFEYLHKGTLDHHIYGKNEVLSWATRVKIANGIAQGVAFLHLINNSSLYFELRMHNIMLDEEHNAKLFYLATNKKCLENCLILERGHIYMPHGCDFKMDTDVFAFGVILPELFTCSKEGDLLAHSIALRNGAKKLKRNKSLDVGGTRPFSFTKIIDPRLEGDYPVTAAVRMGTLIQKCTEDRPTRPSMHQVLDVLNHIAEIH
- the LOC106317023 gene encoding putative inactive serine/threonine-protein kinase At5g11400 isoform X2, whose protein sequence is MGNVLKPQDPLSFAYEPLLSPPENASLRVFSCVKELKKATKNFERERVVDGEDGSVRTFYKASIDDTSSRTKTRISVSVMECVQDSLDAIEAWKEEVKSLGEHSHPNIVNFLGYCCEDTKSLLVFEYLHKGTLDHHIYGKNEVLSWATRVKIANGIAQGVAFLHLINNSSLYFELRMHNIMLDEEHNAKLFYLATNKKCLENCLILERGHIYMPHGCDFKMDTDVFAFGVILPELFTCSKEGDLLAHSIALRNGAKKLKRNKSLDVGGTRPFSFTKIIDPRLEGDYPVTAAVRMGTLIQKCTEDRPTRPSMHQVLDVLNHIAEIH